The following are encoded together in the Campylobacter devanensis genome:
- a CDS encoding amino acid adenylation domain-containing protein, which translates to MLHSAHKILSQSAKAMPQKLAFITPSDSITYISLDEKSSALATQILNLNINKSPILIILPKGIEAIISFFGVLKSGNFYTIIDENMPLERIDKIIRTLCPALLITSKDLALNLDLLTIFIDDLPGFKPDQTILNSVKIIDTDLAYTLFTSGSTGEPKGVSISHKSLIDFTIACVNDLAIDDSHVIANQAPFYFDLSVFDIYVNTFVGATTHILPSSIFAFPLKVVEYLITNSVTTILWVPSVLIYFANSNALNGANLSLKMIISCGEMMPTKQLNYWIKSIKNAKFYNMYGPTETTLASSYYMVNRELRDDEILPIGKAFSNTELLVFDENMKLITKPNIKGELYIRGSGLSYGYYNDPVKTAKAFIQNPLQSSYAEPIYKTGDIVAYDEHGDLIYYGRQDSQIKLNGFRIELGEIETVLGTHPDIYRVACIFKDYQIIAFYESANVITNLKEFLKSKLQEYMIPRKFIYKNKFKLNQNGKIDKEALKNE; encoded by the coding sequence ATGCTACACTCAGCTCACAAAATACTAAGCCAAAGCGCTAAGGCCATGCCGCAAAAACTAGCATTTATCACCCCTAGTGACTCTATAACTTATATTAGCCTAGATGAGAAAAGTAGCGCCCTAGCTACACAAATTTTAAATTTAAATATCAATAAATCACCAATTTTAATAATTCTACCAAAGGGAATTGAGGCTATTATTAGCTTTTTTGGAGTGTTAAAAAGTGGTAATTTTTATACTATAATAGATGAAAATATGCCACTTGAGAGAATTGATAAAATAATTCGCACACTCTGCCCTGCTTTGCTTATTACTAGCAAGGATTTAGCGCTAAATTTGGATTTATTAACCATTTTTATTGATGACTTACCAGGTTTTAAACCTGATCAAACCATTCTAAATAGTGTTAAAATTATTGATACAGATTTAGCCTATACGCTATTTACTAGCGGAAGCACTGGCGAGCCAAAGGGCGTTAGTATCAGCCATAAAAGCCTAATAGATTTTACCATTGCTTGTGTGAATGATTTAGCAATCGATGATAGTCATGTAATAGCCAATCAAGCGCCATTTTATTTTGATTTAAGCGTTTTTGATATCTATGTTAATACCTTTGTTGGTGCTACTACTCATATTTTACCAAGCTCTATTTTTGCTTTTCCGCTTAAAGTAGTTGAGTATCTAATCACAAATAGCGTTACTACCATTCTTTGGGTGCCAAGTGTGTTAATATATTTTGCTAATTCTAATGCCCTAAATGGAGCAAATTTATCCCTTAAAATGATAATATCTTGTGGCGAGATGATGCCTACAAAACAGCTAAATTACTGGATAAAATCCATTAAAAATGCTAAATTTTATAATATGTATGGCCCTACTGAAACAACTCTAGCAAGCTCATACTATATGGTTAATAGAGAGCTTAGAGATGATGAAATTTTACCAATTGGCAAGGCTTTTAGTAATACTGAACTTTTAGTCTTTGATGAAAATATGAAACTTATTACTAAACCAAATATAAAAGGTGAGCTATACATTAGAGGTTCAGGGCTAAGCTATGGCTACTATAACGACCCAGTTAAGACAGCTAAGGCTTTTATCCAAAATCCTTTACAAAGTAGCTACGCTGAGCCAATCTATAAAACTGGCGATATCGTAGCATATGATGAACATGGTGATTTGATATATTATGGTAGACAAGATTCGCAAATTAAACTTAACGGCTTTAGAATTGAACTTGGCGAGATTGAGACAGTACTTGGAACACATCCTGATATTTATAGAGTTGCGTGCATTTTTAAAGATTATCAAATCATTGCATTTTATGAGAGTGCTAATGTGATTACAAATTTAAAAGAATTTTTAAAATCAAAACTCCAAGAGTATATGATTCCACGCAAATTTATCTATAAAAATAAATTCAAACTAAATCAAAATGGAAAAATTGACAAGGAAGCGCTAAAAAATGAGTGA
- a CDS encoding phosphopantetheine-binding protein, with amino-acid sequence MSEAKILLNEIGRDDISDDSSNLLDCGLIDSIDIISLVAAMAARYGKDLDAKFLSAENFQSIAALDKMIKEAYGV; translated from the coding sequence ATGAGTGAAGCTAAAATTTTGTTAAATGAGATTGGTAGAGATGATATTAGTGATGATAGCTCAAATTTATTAGATTGTGGGCTAATTGATAGCATTGATATTATATCCTTAGTTGCTGCTATGGCGGCACGATATGGGAAGGATTTAGATGCAAAGTTTTTAAGTGCAGAGAATTTCCAAAGTATCGCTGCATTAGATAAGATGATAAAAGAGGCATATGGAGTATAA
- a CDS encoding CDP-alcohol phosphatidyltransferase family protein: MNLDEKLKKSERLESRPTYYITEYIWRVLIIQRFILPPLLHTAITPNLITIFGMACTLLSFALLYNGYNVLSGIFYIIYSLADHTDGMLARLRGQSSTLGHYMDYASDYIAWFGLIVLAGYLYDINAFLVSFICVILLFHQQFCKHFIHARLKKLKNIHRFGLKKWLLERGFLLGIDASLLAWILAFGIFSGEFEICFYILGMIYILDIIYRLFELNLNFKIQKKLGGG; this comes from the coding sequence ATGAATTTAGATGAAAAACTAAAAAAATCTGAGCGCCTAGAGAGTCGTCCGACTTACTATATAACTGAGTATATTTGGCGAGTTTTGATAATCCAAAGATTTATCTTGCCTCCACTCTTGCATACAGCTATTACGCCAAATTTAATTACAATCTTTGGTATGGCTTGCACTTTGCTAAGCTTTGCTTTGCTTTATAATGGATATAATGTTCTTAGTGGAATTTTTTATATTATTTATAGCTTAGCTGATCATACAGATGGAATGCTTGCTAGGCTTAGGGGACAAAGTAGCACTTTGGGTCATTATATGGACTATGCTAGTGATTATATAGCGTGGTTTGGTTTAATAGTTTTGGCTGGATATTTATATGATATTAATGCTTTTTTAGTGAGTTTTATATGTGTTATTTTACTTTTTCATCAGCAATTTTGTAAGCATTTTATCCATGCTCGTCTAAAAAAGCTTAAAAATATCCACCGATTTGGGTTAAAAAAGTGGCTTTTAGAGCGTGGGTTTTTACTTGGGATTGATGCGAGTTTATTAGCGTGGATTTTAGCCTTTGGGATATTTAGTGGTGAGTTTGAAATTTGCTTTTATATCCTTGGGATGATATATATTTTAGATATCATTTATAGACTTTTTGAGTTAAATTTGAATTTCAAAATACAAAAAAAATTAGGGGGGGGGTAG
- a CDS encoding SDR family NAD(P)-dependent oxidoreductase has protein sequence MDFKDKTYIITGATSGIGRCIARTLAKKGARLLLLGRDIKRLNSLKNELSLISQTSHNVAVFDSNNLDSIESAVAEFASKFKLNGFIHSAGALNPMLLRDLNLAKMHELININLLTFFALAKSALRHGRYAKSDTSIVAISSMAAFGAEPGLSVYSASKAALNSAVRSLAKEYSKKGVRINAVAPLFVNTPMYESFTSEFISQETQNERLKEIMPLGLIEPKEVADSVLFLLSSKASRITGECLKISSGGGDLGFGNSKFEC, from the coding sequence ATGGACTTTAAAGACAAAACCTATATCATAACTGGTGCCACATCAGGTATAGGTAGATGTATAGCTCGTACTCTAGCTAAAAAGGGCGCTAGACTCTTATTGCTTGGTAGGGATATTAAAAGATTAAATTCACTCAAAAATGAACTAAGCTTAATAAGTCAAACCAGTCATAATGTAGCAGTTTTTGACTCTAATAATTTAGATAGTATTGAGAGCGCCGTGGCTGAATTTGCTAGCAAATTTAAATTAAATGGCTTTATTCATAGTGCTGGAGCTCTCAATCCAATGCTACTGCGTGATCTAAATTTAGCCAAAATGCATGAGTTAATAAATATAAATCTATTAACATTTTTTGCGCTTGCAAAATCTGCACTAAGGCATGGTAGATACGCCAAGAGCGACACTAGTATAGTAGCTATTAGCTCTATGGCTGCATTTGGTGCTGAGCCTGGTCTAAGCGTATATAGTGCTAGCAAGGCTGCACTAAATTCAGCTGTACGAAGTTTGGCTAAAGAGTATTCTAAAAAAGGAGTTCGCATAAATGCTGTAGCGCCATTATTTGTCAATACACCAATGTATGAGAGCTTTACTAGCGAATTTATATCTCAAGAAACTCAAAATGAACGATTAAAAGAGATAATGCCACTTGGGTTGATTGAGCCTAAAGAGGTGGCTGATTCGGTTTTGTTTTTGCTTAGTTCTAAAGCTAGTAGAATTACTGGAGAGTGTCTTAAAATCAGCTCAGGGGGGGGGGATTTAGGCTTTGGTAATTCTAAATTTGAGTGTTAA
- a CDS encoding ketoacyl-ACP synthase III: MKIAYYLPNERVDNEYFATLANSDEWSCEQIYKKSGILSRHKAANDELTSDLAAKAALNLSKEYDIDLSDIDTLLLCTQSPEYLQPATVYLLHHKLNLPKTTNAMEINIACSGYIHGLLVAKSLILSNSAKKVLLCTADMCFKMFEHSDMAQRILFGDGASATIIDESNAHKIARVISGTDGSGFFSMYKHHGGYASPFNGQDPKDIALTMNGPEVFLFTIREVPNLVRQTLKANNLNSDDIDFFVFHQANLLILEAITKSLKLERSKVIFDIENIGNTSSSSVPIALKRAIENGTIKPSHKVLIAGFGIGLAWSATVIEI; the protein is encoded by the coding sequence ATGAAAATTGCATACTATCTACCAAATGAGCGTGTAGATAATGAATATTTTGCAACCTTAGCTAATAGCGATGAGTGGAGCTGCGAACAAATTTATAAAAAATCTGGTATCTTAAGCCGCCACAAAGCCGCTAATGATGAGCTAACTAGCGACCTAGCTGCTAAAGCTGCTTTGAATTTAAGTAAAGAGTATGATATAGACCTTAGCGATATAGATACGCTATTGCTTTGCACTCAATCTCCTGAGTATCTACAGCCAGCAACTGTCTATCTGCTTCATCATAAGCTAAATTTACCTAAAACAACAAACGCTATGGAGATAAATATAGCGTGTAGTGGCTACATTCATGGTCTATTAGTGGCTAAATCATTAATACTATCTAATAGCGCTAAAAAAGTATTACTATGTACAGCTGATATGTGTTTTAAAATGTTTGAGCATAGCGATATGGCTCAAAGGATACTCTTTGGTGATGGAGCTAGTGCTACGATAATTGATGAGAGTAACGCTCATAAAATTGCTCGGGTGATTAGCGGTACAGATGGGAGTGGATTTTTTAGTATGTATAAACACCATGGAGGTTATGCTAGTCCATTTAATGGGCAAGATCCAAAAGATATAGCCCTAACAATGAATGGCCCTGAGGTTTTTTTATTCACTATTAGAGAGGTACCAAATTTAGTTAGGCAAACTCTAAAAGCAAATAATTTAAACAGTGATGATATTGACTTTTTTGTCTTTCATCAAGCAAATTTATTAATTTTAGAAGCCATTACTAAATCGCTTAAACTTGAGCGCTCAAAGGTAATTTTTGATATAGAAAATATAGGTAACACATCATCATCAAGTGTGCCAATTGCCCTAAAAAGAGCCATAGAAAATGGCACTATAAAACCAAGCCATAAAGTTCTAATAGCTGGTTTTGGCATTGGGCTTGCATGGAGTGCTACAGTAATAGAGATCTAA
- a CDS encoding GNAT family N-acetyltransferase, whose protein sequence is MSEFNRYGVKIEKLKLKDIEILRSWRNDPKIAKLMLSQNGTHITKEEQLKWFNSIQNQPNSLYYMAFVGGVAIGYFCFQQIDWQAHTAIPGEIISMPQYLDEARITLGAYYAIYDMGFENLGLKKLKAYCKLENKRAIRMARLLNFQTTHTDNQCIYFELDKDDYYQMRDSLIAKLGLA, encoded by the coding sequence ATGAGTGAATTTAATAGATATGGCGTCAAAATCGAAAAATTAAAGCTAAAAGATATAGAGATTTTGCGAAGTTGGAGAAATGACCCTAAAATCGCTAAATTAATGCTAAGCCAAAATGGTACACACATCACCAAAGAAGAGCAATTAAAATGGTTTAACTCTATCCAAAATCAGCCAAATTCGCTATATTACATGGCTTTTGTGGGTGGCGTGGCTATTGGGTATTTTTGTTTTCAGCAAATTGATTGGCAAGCTCACACGGCAATACCAGGCGAAATCATCTCTATGCCACAGTACCTAGACGAAGCTAGAATCACGCTTGGGGCATACTACGCTATTTATGATATGGGCTTTGAAAATTTAGGTCTTAAAAAGCTAAAAGCATATTGCAAACTAGAAAACAAACGAGCCATCCGTATGGCAAGATTGCTAAATTTTCAAACCACTCACACAGATAATCAATGCATATATTTTGAGCTTGACAAAGATGATTACTACCAAATGCGAGATAGCCTGATAGCTAAACTTGGTTTAGCGTGA
- a CDS encoding nucleotidyl transferase AbiEii/AbiGii toxin family protein: protein MLEEYQQERIDFIKNILPYFGDKFILKGGTALSLYYGLNRYSEDLDFDCLTSNMNCINRLKQCKDFNKWNISIKKDTDMVFRFMIDYGSVSHLGKYPLKIEISSRNKSLLNSNRLKYNKFDNVNVYCIEDLIEMKAIAFSGRDKIRDFFDLGYLLKEYPHYFKENTLFSIREKIIYSGEDELNLLLKDEILNHKLISKYEINITDGYAQDILNQIETLIISDSSNRKRDKHRQR, encoded by the coding sequence ATGCTAGAAGAGTATCAACAAGAAAGAATAGATTTCATTAAAAATATACTTCCATATTTTGGAGATAAATTTATTCTAAAAGGTGGAACGGCTTTAAGCTTGTATTATGGCTTAAATAGATATTCTGAGGATTTGGATTTTGATTGTTTGACTAGCAATATGAATTGTATTAATAGGCTAAAACAATGTAAAGACTTTAATAAGTGGAACATTAGCATCAAAAAAGATACTGATATGGTTTTTAGATTTATGATTGATTATGGCTCTGTTTCGCATCTAGGCAAATATCCTTTAAAAATTGAAATTAGCAGTAGAAATAAATCACTATTAAATTCAAATAGATTAAAATATAATAAATTTGATAATGTAAATGTATATTGTATAGAAGATCTTATAGAGATGAAAGCTATTGCGTTTAGTGGTAGAGACAAGATTAGAGATTTTTTTGATTTAGGATATTTATTAAAAGAATATCCGCATTATTTTAAAGAAAATACTCTGTTTAGTATAAGAGAAAAGATTATTTATTCTGGAGAAGATGAGTTAAATTTGCTACTAAAAGATGAGATATTAAATCATAAGCTAATAAGCAAATATGAGATTAATATCACAGATGGATACGCACAAGATATTTTAAATCAAATCGAAACTTTGATTATATCTGATAGCTCTAATAGGAAAAGAGATAAGCACAGACAACGCTAA